The sequence CTGGCACGAAAACGTCACCTGCGGATTAGCACTCTTGTGGCGTGCGCTTCTGCGCGTAAGCGCTAGCCTTTAGGCGGCGTAGATGCGGGGTAACCGCAGTCTGGAACGAAAGCAGACGGGCAGGCGTCCGTTCGGACTTCTGCCGAAAGAAGGAATCGAGGCGAGTAGCTGCCGTGAGCAGTTCAACTTCACCATTCGGTCAGAACGAGTGGCTGGTCGAGGAGATGTACCGCAAGTTCCGCGAGGATCCTTCCTCCGTGGATTCGAGCTGGCACGAGTTCCTCGTCGACTACTCCCCCGAATCGTCGGCAGCCACCTCGACCGGGTCCGGCAACGGCCCCGCGTCCACGTCGGCCCCGACCGCGCCCCGCGAGCCAGGTCCCGCCCCCGCACCGAAACCCGCCACGCAGGGCAACGGCGCCCCGACCGCCAAGGCCGAGCCGGCACCCGCCAAGGCCGAGCCCGAGCCGGCACCCGCGAAAGCCGAGCCCGAGCCGGCACCCGCGAAAGCCGAGGCGGCCCCGGCGAAGAAGGAAGCGCCGCCCGCCGTCACCCCGCCGCCGGCAGCCAAGACCGATGTCGCTTCTGCCAAGCCCAAGGCCGACTCGAAGCCCGACGAGAAATCCGCGCCGACCGCCGACGGGGACGAGGCCCAGGTGCTCCGCGGCGCGGCCGCCGCGGTCGTGAAGAACATGTCCGCGTCGCTGGACGTGCCGACTGCCACCAGCGTCCGTGCCATTCCCGCCAAGCTGATGATCGACAACCGCATCGTCATCAACAACCACCTCAAGCGGACCCGCGGCGGCAAGATCTCCTTCACCCACCTGATCGGGTACGCGATCGTGGCCGCGGTCAAGAAGTTCCCGAACATGAATCGCCACTTCAGCGAGGTGGACGGTAAGCCCAACGCGATCACACCGGCGCACACCAACCTCGGATTGGCGATCGACCTGCAGGGCAAGGGCGGCTCCCGCCAGCTGGTGGTCGCCGCCATCAAAGGTGCCGAGGCCATGCGGTTCGGCCAGTTCATCGCCGCCTACGAGGACATCGTGCGGCGCGCCCGCGACGGCAAGCTGACCGCAGAAGACTTCTCGGGGGTGACGATTTCGCTGACCAACCCCGGCACCATCGGCACCGTGCACTCCGTGCCGAGGCTGATGCGCGGCCAGGGCGCGATCATCGGCGTCGGTGCGATGGAGTACCCGGCCGAGTTCCAGGGCGCCAGCGAAGAACGCATCGCCGACCTGGGAATCGGCAAGCTGATCACGCTCACTTCGACCTACGACCACCGCATCATCCAGGGTGCGGAGTCCGGTGACTTCCTGCGCACCGTGCACGAGCTGCTGCTCTCCGACGACTTCTTCGACGACATCTTCCGCGAGCTCGGCATCCCCTACGAGCCGGTGCGCTGGCGCACCGACAACCCCGATTCGATCGAGGACAAGAACGCGCGCGTCATCGAGCTGATCGCGGCCTACCGCAACCGCGGGCACCTGATGGCCGACATCGATCCGCTGCGACTTGACAAGAGTCGGTTCCGCAACCACCCCGACCTGGACGTCACCACCCATGGGCTGACGCTGTGGGACCTGGACCGCGTCTTCAAGGTCAACGGCTTCGCCGGTGGCGAGCAGAGGAAGCTCCGCGACGTGCTCGGCCTGCTGCGCGACTCCTACTGTCGGCACGTCGGCGTCGAGTACACCCACATCCTCGAACCCGACCAGCAGAAGTGGCTCGAGGATCGCGTCGAGGTCAAGCACGAGAAGCCGACCGTCGCACAGCAGAAGTACATCCTGTCCAAGCTGAACGCCGCCGAAGCGTTCGAGACCTTCCTGCAGACCAAATACGTCGGCCAGAAGCGGTTCTCGCTCGAGGGCGCGGAGACCGTCATCCCGATGATGGACGCTGTCATCGACCAGGCCGCTGAGCACGCGCTCGACGAGGTCGTCATCGGAATGCCGCACCGCGGCAGGCTCAACGTGCTCGCCAACATCGTCGGCAAGCCGTATTCGCAGATCTTCAGCGAGTTCGAGGGCAACCTGAACCCGTCACAGGCCCATGGCTCCGGCGACGTCAAGTACCACCTCGGCGCCAACGGCACGTACATACAGATGTTCGGCGACAACGACATTGCGGTTTCGCTTGTGGCCAACCCGTCTCACCTCGAGGCGGTCGATCCCGTTCTCGAGGGCATCGTGCGCGCCAAGCAGGACCTGCTGGACAAGGGCGACGGGCCTGACGGCTTCACCGTCGTGCCGCTGATGCTGCACGGCGATGCGGCGTTCGCCGGCCAGGGCGTGGTCGCCGAGACGCTGAACCTGGCACTGCTGCGCGGCTACCGGACCGGCGGCACGATCCACATCATCGTCAACAACCAGATCGGTTTCACCACTTCGCCCGCCGACGCCAAGTCGTCGGAGTACTGCACCGACGTCGCCAAGATGATCGGCGCGCCGATCTTCCACGTCAACGGCGACGACCCGGAAGCGGCGGTGTGGGTGGCGAAACTGGCGATGGACTTCCGGCAGAAGTTCAAGAAGGACGTCGTCATCGACATGCTGTGCTACCGCCGACGCGGGCACAACGAGGGCGACGACCCGTCGATGACCCAGCCGTCGATGTACGACGCGATCGACACCAAGCGTGGCGCCCGTAAGACCTACACCGAGGCGTTGATCGGCCGCGGCGACATCTCGATGAAGGAAGCCGAGGACGCCCTGCGCGATTATCAGGGCCAGTTGGAGCAGGTCTTCAACGAGGTCCGTGAACTCGAGAAGCATGAGATCGAGCCCAGCGAGTCGGTGGAGAGCGACCAGATGCTCCCGGCGGGCATGGACACCGCCGTCGACAAGTCTCTGCTCGCGCAGATCGGCGACGCGCATCTCGCGGCGCCGGACGGCTTCACCGTGCACTCCAGGGTCAAGCCCGTGCTGGAGAAGCGCCGCGAGATGGCCTACGAGGGCAAGGTCGACTGGGCCTTCGCCGAACTGCTGGCGCTCGGCTCACTGATCGCCGAGGGCAAGCTGATCCGGTTCTCCGGCCAGGACACCAGGCGTGGCACGTTCACGCAGCGGCACTCGGTGATCATCGACCGCAAGACCGGTGCAGAGTTCACCCCATTGCAACTGCTGGCCACCAACGGCGACGGACAACCGACCGGCGGCAAGCTGATGATCTACGACTCGGCGCTGTCCGAATACGCCGCGGTGGGCTTCGAGTACGGATATTCGGTGGGCAACCCAGAAGCGGTTGTGCTGTGGGAGGCGCAGTTCGGTGACTTCGTCAACGGTGCGCAGTCGATCATCGACGAGTTCATCAGCTCGGGCGAGGCCAAATGGGGTCAGCTCTCCGACGTTGTCCTGTTGTTGCCGCACGGCCACGAAGGCCAGGGTCCCGACCACACATCGGGCCGCATCGAACGGTTCTTGCTGCTGTGGGCCGAAGGCTCGATGACGATCGCGATGCCGTCGACGCCGGCGAACTACTTTCACCTGTTGCGGCGCCACGCGCTGGACGGCATTCACCGGCCGCTCATCGTGTTCACGCCGAAGTCGATGCTGCGAAACAAGGCGGCCGTCAGCGACATTCGCGATTTCACCGAACAGAAGTTCCGTTCGGTGATGGAGGAGCCGGCCTACACCGACGGCGACGGCGACCGCGGCAAGGTGAAGCGGATCCTGATGACCAGCGGCAAGATCTACTACGAGCTGGTGGCGCGCAAGGCCAAGGAGAAGCGCGATGACGTCGCGATCGTGCGCATCGAACAGCTCGCGCCGCTGCCGAGGCGGCGACTCAACGAGACACTCGACAGCTATCCCAGCGCCGAGCAGTTCTTCTGGGTGCAGGAAGAGCCTGCGAACCAGGGTGCGTGGCCCACGTTCGGCCTGACGCTGCCCGAGCTGCTGCCCGAAAAGCTGACGGGGCTCAAGCGGATCTCGCGACGGGCGATGTCGGCGCCGTCGTCGGGTTCGTCGAAGGTTCATGCCGTCGAGCAGCAGGAGATCATCGACGAGGCGTTCGCCGAGTAACACATTCGCGGAGTTCGCGGGCCGATTCAATCATCGCGCATTGCAGTAGTCGACTACTTACCCTGGCCCCGGCCCCGCCGTCGCACAATCATGTTCGACGAGCGAAGGCGGTGAGCTATGGCGAGACTCGACATCGGTGTCGTAGAAATGCTGGTCAACAGCCGGTTGGGGCCCACTCCCATGGTGCGGAACAGCCTGATGACAGCTCAGGCGGCACAGGCCGATTCGCTATGGGTGATCGATCATCTGAATTCGTTGTTCCCCCGTTCGATCATGAAGAAGCCGTATCTGGGTGCGGCAGCGATGTTGCCGACACCCGATGCATGCCTCGAGCCGTGGACAATGCTCGGACACATTGCCGCCAGAAATCGATTCCGACGGTTGAAGCTGGGAACGGCCGTGACAGACACAGGCCGACGGAACCCCGCGGTGACCGCTCAGGCGGCGGCGACGCTGCACCTGCTGACGAAGGGGCGGGCAATACTCGGCATCGGAACCGGCGAGCGAGAGGGCAACGAGCCCTACGGGGTGGATTGGTCCAAACCCGTGGGCCGCTTCATCGAGGCGATGGCGACGATCCGGGCGCTATGGGATTCCAAGGGTGCCCCCATCACGCGCGACTCGGAGTTCTTCCCGTTGCACAACGCCACCTTCGACCTTCCTCCGTATAAGGGAACGTGGCCGGAGATCTGGATCGCCTCACACGGCCCGCGCATGCTCCGCGCCACCGGGCGGTACGCCGACGGGTGGTTTCCCGGCGCGATATTCAATCGCCCGGATTACAAGGCCTCCCTCGACGTGGTTCGCACCGCCGCTTCGGACGCTGGACGGAATCCGGCGTCGATCCGCGCCGCGAAGTTCTGCTTCGTCGTTCCCGGCCGAAGCCGCGACGAGGTGGACGCAGCGCTCGAATCGGTCGCGATGAAAACCTTCGGGCTTCTGATCCCAGCCGCGGACTGGCAGCGGCACGGCCAGCGCCACCCGATGGGCGACGACTTCAACGGGTTCCAGGACATCGTTCCGCAGATACTCGACGAGCAGACGGTGCTCTCCTATACCGCAGACGTCCCCGTATCTCTGCTCAGGGACTGCATGCTCACCGGCACACCCGACGAGATAGTCGATCAGGTGGCCGAGTGGCGGGGCTTCGGCCTCGAGTACGGAGTCTTCGCCAACGCCGGCTTCATGCAACCCAGTCTGAAGAACAGTCTGGCTTCGGGGCCCTCATTCATACAGGTCCTCCGGCGGCTCAGGAAGCTGTAGCCCGCTGTACTCGCTACCGGCGGTACCGACTAGCCTCTTTGCGAGTCAGTCCAATCCTGGGGGTGCGTACATGAAGGGCTTCGACGGGAAAGTCGCCGTCGTCACCGGCGCGGGGTCGGGCATCGGTCAGGCGCTGGCGATCGAACTCGGCCGCGCCGGCGCCAAGCTGGCCATCAGCGACATCGACACCGATGGTCTCGCGTCGACCGAGGAGCGGCTGAACGCCATCGGCGCGCCGCTGAAGACCGATCGGCTCGACGTCACCGAGCGCGAGGCGTTCGAGCTGTACGCCGATGAAGTCAAGGGCCACTTCGGCACCGTCAACCAGATTTACAACAACGCAGGCATCACGTTCCTGGGCAGCATCGAGGCCAGCCAGTTCAAGGACATCGAACGGGTCATGGACGTCGACTACTGGGGCGTGGTGAACGGCACCAAAGTGTTTCTGCCGCATCTGATCGCGTCGGGTGACGGACATGTCATCAACGTGTCGAGTGTCTTCGGACTGCTTGCGGTGCCGGGGCAGGGTGCCTACAACGCAGCCAAGTTCGCCGTGCGCGGGTTCACCGAGGCGCTGCGCCAGGAGATGATCGTCGCGGGCCATCCGGTGAAGGTGACCTGTGTGCATCCCGGCGGCATCAAGACGGCGATCGCCCGCAACTCCGCGGCCGCCGAGGGTATCGACCAGCAAGAGCTCGCGAAGTTCTTCGACAAGAAGCTCGCCACCACGTCCGCCCAGAAAGCGGCGCGGGTCATCCTCGACGGTGTCCGCAGAAACAAGGCCCGCGTGCTCGTCGGCAACGACGCCAAGGGTCTTGATCTGCTCGCGCGGGTCACCGGTTCGGGTTATCAACGGGTGGTCGCCGCGGTGACCTCGCGGCAGGGACCCACCAGCACGCTCGCCTGACCGCGCTGTCGAGTACCCCTAGCGGCTGGTTGCGCCGAGCGGGTGTTCGGCGAAGAATTCGTCGGCGACGTGTGCAGGATCGCTTCCCGCCTCGACCTGACGGCGCATCTGCACCAGTCCCGCCGTGTCCAGCACCCCCGCCACTTCGTTGAGCGCGAGCACCTGCATCTCGGACAGCTCGTTGCGACGGTACAACGGCACGACGTTCTCGGCGCGAATCAACGCCGTGCGGTCCGTCAGGACTATCGTGTCGGCCGGGATGTCCGGATCGGCCGTCGACGTCCACGCCGCGTTGATCCGCCCGATCCGCAACGCCTCGAAAAGCTCTGCCGCCCTGGGATAGTCATTCGCTTTGACCGTGCAGGTGCCGACGGTGGTCTGCGGCGGAGCGTCGGCGACGTGCCCGACCTCGAGCTTGTCGCAGTTGCGCACCGCCGCCGTCACGTCCCGTCCACGCCATGCTTCGGCGGTGGCTTCGGTGACGGCGAGCGCGGGTTTGTCCTCCGCGGCCTCGGCGAAGTCACCCGCGGCCACGCCCTCGGGAAGCGCCGAGACCATGTCGCGGTACACCTGAGTCGCGGCCCGTGCTTTGGCGCCTGGCGCGAAGGTGTTGAGCAGCCTGCCGGTGAAGCCCGCCACGACGGTGACGTCGCCCGAGTCCAGTCCCGTAAACGGGTCGGGCAGGACCTCGACGTGCGCGGGCGTTCCGTAGCTGCGCAGAGCCGCGGCGTACAGCGACGCCAGCAGTCTCGACTGGGCGTCTTTGCGGGCGCCGACGGCCATTGACGGGCCGGTCGTCGTTGCCGCGCAGCCGGCAACCAGAAGCGCAGCGAGCACCGCGACGACGAGTCTTCGTGCCGCCATCGCTGCGGTCAGTCCGTCCAATCTGAGGCGGCCGCGACCGCCGCGGCCACGGCAGGCCCGACACGCGGGTCCAGCGGGCTCGGAACGATGAAATCGGGCGCCAGGTCGCCGCCCACCACGCTGAAGATCGCCTCGGCGGCGGCGACCTTCATCTTCTCGGTGATGCGGCGCGCACCTGCGTCCAGCGCCCCACGGAACACTCCGGGGAATGCCAGCACGTTGTTGATCTGGTTGAAGAAGTCACTGCGCCCCGTCGCCACCACGGCGGCGTACTTCGCGGCCACCTCGGGGTGGACTTCGGGGTCGGGGTTGGACAGTGCGAACACGATGCCGTTGGGCGCCATCGTCGCAATCAACTCCTCGGGCACGACACCGCCCGAGAGTCCCAGGAACATGTCGGCGCCCTTGAGCGCCTCGATCATGCCGCCGGACCGGCCATCGGGGTTGGTGCGCTTGGCCAGATCGGCCTTGACCGGGGTCAGGTCTTCGCGCTGGCTGTGCAGGATGCCGCGCGAGTCCAGCAGCGTCATTTCCGAAATACCCGCGGCGAGAAGGATGTTCGCGCACGCCACACCCGCCGCGCCGACGCCGGAGATCACCACCCGCAGCGACGACAGGTCACGGTCGAGCACCTTCGTCGCGCCCAACATCGCCGCGAGCACGACAATCGCGGTGCCGTGCTGATCGTCGTGCATCACCGGGCAGTCCAGAGCCTCGATGAGGCGACTTTCGATGTCGAAGCAGCGCGGCGCCGAGATGTCTTCGAGGTTCACCGCACCGTACGTCGGCCGCAGCCGGATCAGGGTCTCGACGATCTCGTCGGGATCCTTCGTGTCCAGGACGATCGGGATGGCGTCCAGGTCGCCGTACGCCTTGAACAGCCCGCATTTGCCTTCCATCACCGGCAGCGACGCGGCCGGTCCGATGTCGCCGAGGCCAAGTACCGCGCTGCCGTCGCTGACCACGGCGACCAGCCGGTTGGCCCAGGTGTAGCGGGCGGCCAACGTGTGGTCGGCGGCGATCGCCCGACTCACCTGCGCCACACCCGGGGTGTAGGCGATCGACAGGGCGC is a genomic window of Mycobacterium sp. ITM-2016-00318 containing:
- a CDS encoding multifunctional oxoglutarate decarboxylase/oxoglutarate dehydrogenase thiamine pyrophosphate-binding subunit/dihydrolipoyllysine-residue succinyltransferase subunit, producing MYRKFREDPSSVDSSWHEFLVDYSPESSAATSTGSGNGPASTSAPTAPREPGPAPAPKPATQGNGAPTAKAEPAPAKAEPEPAPAKAEPEPAPAKAEAAPAKKEAPPAVTPPPAAKTDVASAKPKADSKPDEKSAPTADGDEAQVLRGAAAAVVKNMSASLDVPTATSVRAIPAKLMIDNRIVINNHLKRTRGGKISFTHLIGYAIVAAVKKFPNMNRHFSEVDGKPNAITPAHTNLGLAIDLQGKGGSRQLVVAAIKGAEAMRFGQFIAAYEDIVRRARDGKLTAEDFSGVTISLTNPGTIGTVHSVPRLMRGQGAIIGVGAMEYPAEFQGASEERIADLGIGKLITLTSTYDHRIIQGAESGDFLRTVHELLLSDDFFDDIFRELGIPYEPVRWRTDNPDSIEDKNARVIELIAAYRNRGHLMADIDPLRLDKSRFRNHPDLDVTTHGLTLWDLDRVFKVNGFAGGEQRKLRDVLGLLRDSYCRHVGVEYTHILEPDQQKWLEDRVEVKHEKPTVAQQKYILSKLNAAEAFETFLQTKYVGQKRFSLEGAETVIPMMDAVIDQAAEHALDEVVIGMPHRGRLNVLANIVGKPYSQIFSEFEGNLNPSQAHGSGDVKYHLGANGTYIQMFGDNDIAVSLVANPSHLEAVDPVLEGIVRAKQDLLDKGDGPDGFTVVPLMLHGDAAFAGQGVVAETLNLALLRGYRTGGTIHIIVNNQIGFTTSPADAKSSEYCTDVAKMIGAPIFHVNGDDPEAAVWVAKLAMDFRQKFKKDVVIDMLCYRRRGHNEGDDPSMTQPSMYDAIDTKRGARKTYTEALIGRGDISMKEAEDALRDYQGQLEQVFNEVRELEKHEIEPSESVESDQMLPAGMDTAVDKSLLAQIGDAHLAAPDGFTVHSRVKPVLEKRREMAYEGKVDWAFAELLALGSLIAEGKLIRFSGQDTRRGTFTQRHSVIIDRKTGAEFTPLQLLATNGDGQPTGGKLMIYDSALSEYAAVGFEYGYSVGNPEAVVLWEAQFGDFVNGAQSIIDEFISSGEAKWGQLSDVVLLLPHGHEGQGPDHTSGRIERFLLLWAEGSMTIAMPSTPANYFHLLRRHALDGIHRPLIVFTPKSMLRNKAAVSDIRDFTEQKFRSVMEEPAYTDGDGDRGKVKRILMTSGKIYYELVARKAKEKRDDVAIVRIEQLAPLPRRRLNETLDSYPSAEQFFWVQEEPANQGAWPTFGLTLPELLPEKLTGLKRISRRAMSAPSSGSSKVHAVEQQEIIDEAFAE
- a CDS encoding LLM class flavin-dependent oxidoreductase is translated as MARLDIGVVEMLVNSRLGPTPMVRNSLMTAQAAQADSLWVIDHLNSLFPRSIMKKPYLGAAAMLPTPDACLEPWTMLGHIAARNRFRRLKLGTAVTDTGRRNPAVTAQAAATLHLLTKGRAILGIGTGEREGNEPYGVDWSKPVGRFIEAMATIRALWDSKGAPITRDSEFFPLHNATFDLPPYKGTWPEIWIASHGPRMLRATGRYADGWFPGAIFNRPDYKASLDVVRTAASDAGRNPASIRAAKFCFVVPGRSRDEVDAALESVAMKTFGLLIPAADWQRHGQRHPMGDDFNGFQDIVPQILDEQTVLSYTADVPVSLLRDCMLTGTPDEIVDQVAEWRGFGLEYGVFANAGFMQPSLKNSLASGPSFIQVLRRLRKL
- a CDS encoding SDR family oxidoreductase translates to MKGFDGKVAVVTGAGSGIGQALAIELGRAGAKLAISDIDTDGLASTEERLNAIGAPLKTDRLDVTEREAFELYADEVKGHFGTVNQIYNNAGITFLGSIEASQFKDIERVMDVDYWGVVNGTKVFLPHLIASGDGHVINVSSVFGLLAVPGQGAYNAAKFAVRGFTEALRQEMIVAGHPVKVTCVHPGGIKTAIARNSAAAEGIDQQELAKFFDKKLATTSAQKAARVILDGVRRNKARVLVGNDAKGLDLLARVTGSGYQRVVAAVTSRQGPTSTLA
- a CDS encoding glycine betaine ABC transporter substrate-binding protein; translation: MAARRLVVAVLAALLVAGCAATTTGPSMAVGARKDAQSRLLASLYAAALRSYGTPAHVEVLPDPFTGLDSGDVTVVAGFTGRLLNTFAPGAKARAATQVYRDMVSALPEGVAAGDFAEAAEDKPALAVTEATAEAWRGRDVTAAVRNCDKLEVGHVADAPPQTTVGTCTVKANDYPRAAELFEALRIGRINAAWTSTADPDIPADTIVLTDRTALIRAENVVPLYRRNELSEMQVLALNEVAGVLDTAGLVQMRRQVEAGSDPAHVADEFFAEHPLGATSR
- a CDS encoding NADP-dependent malic enzyme; the encoded protein is MVVPDQPENPQLIVTDEEIFEAHVAGKLSVELKAPLDTQRALSIAYTPGVAQVSRAIAADHTLAARYTWANRLVAVVSDGSAVLGLGDIGPAASLPVMEGKCGLFKAYGDLDAIPIVLDTKDPDEIVETLIRLRPTYGAVNLEDISAPRCFDIESRLIEALDCPVMHDDQHGTAIVVLAAMLGATKVLDRDLSSLRVVISGVGAAGVACANILLAAGISEMTLLDSRGILHSQREDLTPVKADLAKRTNPDGRSGGMIEALKGADMFLGLSGGVVPEELIATMAPNGIVFALSNPDPEVHPEVAAKYAAVVATGRSDFFNQINNVLAFPGVFRGALDAGARRITEKMKVAAAEAIFSVVGGDLAPDFIVPSPLDPRVGPAVAAAVAAASDWTD